A single window of Saccharomyces kudriavzevii IFO 1802 strain IFO1802 genome assembly, chromosome: 16 DNA harbors:
- the SSN3 gene encoding cyclin-dependent serine/threonine protein kinase SSN3 (similar to Saccharomyces cerevisiae SSN3 (YPL042C); ancestral locus Anc_8.490): MYNGKDRAQNSYQPMYQRSMQVQGQQPQSLVGKKSTIGSVHGKPPMLMANNDVFTIGPYKARKDRMRISVLEKYEVIGYIAAGTYGKVYKAKRQVSSGTNAANGFNLSGTNAKVPQFDGTQSKSSSSMNMQAIPNALRRTLLKDERLTPGRVRTTRDDGSSQYNLQKQIATKKPLTAFYAIKKFKTEKDGVEQLHYTGISQSACREMALCRELHNKHLTTLVEIFLERKCVHMVYEYAEHDLLQIIHFHSHPEKRMIPPRMVRSIMWQLLDGVSYLHQNWVLHRDLKPANIMVTIDGCVKIGDLGLARKFHNMLQTLYTGDKVVVTIWYRAPELLLGARHYTPAVDLWSVGCIFAELIGLQPIFKGEEAKLDSKKTVPFQVNQLQRILEVLGAPDQKNWPYLEKYPEYDQITKFPKYRDNLATWYHSAGGRDKHALSLLYHLLNYDPIKRIDAFDALEHSYFTESDTPVSDNVFEGLTYKYPARRIHTNDNDIMNLGSRTKNNAQASGIPAGAAANALGGLGVNRRILAAAAAAAAAVSGNNASDEPSRKKNRR, from the coding sequence ATGTATAATGGCAAGGATAGAGCTCAGAACTCTTACCAGCCAATGTATCAAAGGTCTATGCAGGTACAAGGACAGCAACCTCAATCATTGGTGGGGAAGAAAAGCACAATTGGAAGCGTGCATGGAAAACCTCCGATGTTGATGGCCAACAATGACGTTTTCACTATTGGACCCTATAAGGCAAGAAAAGATAGAATGAGAATATCGGttttagaaaaatatgaagttATTGGCTACATTGCTGCGGGCACTTACGGTAAGGTTTACAAAGCAAAAAGACAAGTTAGCTCTGGTACGAATGCAGCTAATGGCTTCAATTTGAGTGGCACCAATGCAAAAGTTCCACAATTTGACGGCACGCAATCAAAATCGAGTTCTTCGATGAACATGCAGGCAATTCCGAATGCATTAAGAAGAACCTTACTCAAGGATGAAAGACTAACTCCCGGCAGAGTACGAACCACGAGGGATGATGGATCTTCTCAGTATAATTTGCAAAAGCAGATTGCTACAAAAAAACCTTTGACGGCATTCTACGCCATCAAGAAGTTCAAAACGGAGAAAGACGGTGTCGAACAGTTGCATTATACAGGTATCTCTCAGAGTGCCTGTAGAGAAATGGCGTTATGTCGAGAATTGCACAATAAGCATTTAACTACGTTAGTGGAAATTTTTCTAGAAAGGAAGTGTGTTCATATGGTGTATGAATACGCCGAGCATGATCTGCTGCAAATTATTCATTTTCACTCTCATCcagaaaaaaggatgatACCACCAAGAATGGTCAGATCCATTATGTGGCAGCTTTTGGATGGCGTGTCGTACCTTCATCAAAATTGGGTGCTTCACCGTGATTTGAAACCTGCAAATATAATGGTCACTATAGATGGGTGTGTAAAGATTGGCGATTTAGGGCTTGCAAGAAAATTCCACAATATGCTGCAAACTCTTTATACAGGGGATAAGGTGGTCGTCACTATTTGGTATCGTGCACCAGAGTTGCTGCTGGGGGCAAGACATTACACTCCCGCGGTTGATTTGTGGTCTGTCGGTTGTATCTTCGCTGAACTGATAGGCCTGCAACCCATATTCAAGGGCGAGGAGGCTAAATTAGACTCTAAAAAGACAGTTCCATTCCAAGTAAATCAACTGCAGAGGATTCTAGAAGTCCTTGGCGCTCctgaccaaaaaaattggccTTATTTAGAGAAATATCCGGAGTATGATCAAATTACGAAGTTTCCGAAGTATAGAGATAACTTGGCCACATGGTACCATTCCGCAGGAGGGAGGGACAAGCATGCATTAAGCTTACTTTATCACTTGTTAAATTATGATCCAATCAAAAGGATTGATGCCTTTGATGCCTTAGAACATAGTTACTTTACAGAAAGTGATACTCCCGTCAGCGATAATGTATTTGAAGGGCTAACTTATAAATACCCGGCGAGAAGAATCCATACAAACGATAATGATATCATGAATCTCGGATCAAGAACCAAAAATAACGCACAAGCTTCAGGAATCCCTGCCGGCGCCGCTGCAAATGCTCTGGGTGGACTTGGAGTTAACCGAAGGATTTTAGCTGCAGCTGCAGCTGCAGCCGCAGCAGTATCAGGAAATAATGCATCAGATGAGCCAtctcgaaaaaaaaatagaagatAG
- the MRX11 gene encoding Mrx11p (similar to Saccharomyces cerevisiae YPL041C; ancestral locus Anc_8.489), which translates to MKSRFIFNRSLEFILKRPPQFTTLAGVGFRGQTQVRFTSKSAEPAKRKEDRLHKIISKSRLLTRLNKNPKFSQYFDRLSEAGTVPTLTSFFILHEVTAILPLFLLWWLLYNLDISDDLKLPSLLNGLMENCHAAMEKFVGKRYQECINKNKLILSGTIAYVTVKLLYPVRICISIWGAPYFGKWLLLPFQRLRHLIKK; encoded by the coding sequence ATGAAGTCTagatttattttcaataggTCGTTGGAATTCATACTCAAAAGACCACCTCAATTTACTACATTGGCAGGCGTGGGATTCAGAGGTCAAACTCAAGTAAGATTCACATCAAAGAGTGCGGAACCggcgaaaagaaaagaggacAGGCTGCACAAGATAATATCGAAGTCGCGGCTTTTGACGAGGTTGAATAAGAATCCCAAATTTTCACAGTATTTCGATCGACTTAGTGAGGCTGGGACGGTCCCAACCCTcacatcatttttcatcttaCATGAGGTAACAGCTATACTACCACTGTTTCTACTATGGTGGCTACTTTATAATCTCGATATTTCAGACGATCTTAAGCTGCCCAGCCTCCTGAATGGGCTAATGGAGAACTGTCATGCTGCTATGGAGAAATTTGTTGGTAAGAGATATCAGGAATGtatcaacaaaaataagCTGATTTTATCCGGTACGATAGCTTATGTTACTGTGAAGTTATTATACCCGGTACGCATTTGTATTAGTATCTGGGGAGCGCCATACTTTGGTAAATGGTTGCtgcttccttttcaaagattaaGGCACCTCATTAAGAagtaa
- the ISM1 gene encoding isoleucine--tRNA ligase ISM1 (similar to Saccharomyces cerevisiae ISM1 (YPL040C); ancestral locus Anc_8.488), producing the protein MNSARLLPRQIRSIINKRYFAKHAFQKTLNLPKTKFPNRSNLDTSLRELIPKSSQVVYKEQLDDFFEDFSKLSTIDCKLKFINEKLFILHDGPPYANGDLHLGHALNKVLKDIINRYQLSQGKYIFYKPGWDCHGLPIEIKALKDLSAQQIESISPLKIRSLASKHAQKAIKKQKETFKQFAILTDWETPYITMDKHYEIDQLNIFKEMFDRGLIKRQNKPVYWGTETRTALAEGELEYNENHKSIAAYVKFPLEKESDRDLCRKLGITNNLPIYCLIWTSTPWTLFSNRAICFNQDFSYSILRISDELIVVETDSIDELNLPMGSYKIIKQFQGTHLHGLYYQNRLTNDNVRRPLLNGTHVTSGTGTGLVHTAPGHGQDDYLIGMQNNLEIYSPVDHEGRYQLNELPESVRCFMRDEKDASMGKQVLDIETANVILQKLSDLNLLYKFHEYTHSYPYDWRSKKPVIIRATPQWFTDLHDVKNLALEGIERVKFHPERGYTRLSSFIKSRNEWCISRQRSWGIPIPSFFKKSEPDAILMNSETLAHAIKTIEKKGINAWFNNEDDDMKEWLPEKYHEVAHEYSRSLDTMDVWFDSGSSWSVIKDFYEKQLKLTKLPYPLYQVCLEGSDQHRGWFQSSLLTKTASSNVSVAPYEEVITHGFTLDENGLKMSKSVGNTISPEAIIQGDECLGLPPLGVDGLRYLIAQSNFTNDIVVGPTVMKHVGEALKKIRLTFRYLLGNLQNSTNFNLLPADELRRVDQYTLYKVNELLDTTRTHYENYNFSKVLVALQYHLNNDLSAFYFDVSKDTLYSDQISSLKREQVQTTLFHILNAYRAILAPILPVMVQEVWKYVPKGWFQAQEQMSISPMREKWPHFEINPETNSSFEESELRIAKQFQKEFRSLSLEEGITKTAQSHVTVFTNHSLPFSSSELCDILQASAVEISPADIDHNDLPIIGLGSGTNVQILVERSKRHNCPRCWKSNSTEEDTLCDRCEEVVNKKTS; encoded by the coding sequence ATGAATAGCGCTAGGCTTCTGCCTCGGCAAATCCGCAGCATTATCAACAAGAGATATTTTGCTAAACACGCCTTTCAAAAGACATTGAACCTGCCCAAGACCAAATTCCCGAACAGATCAAACCTAGACACATCATTGAGGGAACTAATACCAAAATCCTCACAGGTAGTTTATAAAGAGCAACTAGACGATTTCTTTGAGGATTTCTCGAAGCTCAGTACAATCGATTGTAAATTGAAGTTCATTAACGAAAAGTTATTCATTTTGCATGATGGTCCGCCCTATGCGAATGGCGACCTACATCTCGGACATGCTTTGAATAAAGTTTTAAAGGATATTATCAATAGATATCAGCTCTCACAGGGAAAATACATTTTCTACAAACCTGGCTGGGATTGTCATGGATTGCCCATTGAAATAAAGGCTTTAAAGGATTTGAGTGCACAACAAATTGAATCAATATCGCCTTTAAAAATTAGATCGCTGGCGTCAAAACATGCACAAAAGGCAataaagaaacagaaagaaaCTTTCAAACAATTTGCTATCTTGACAGACTGGGAAACTCCATACATCACAATGGATAAACATTACGAAATCGATCAATTAAACATCTTTAAAGAAATGTTTGACAGAGGATTGATTAAGAGACAAAATAAGCCAGTTTATTGGGGTACGGAAACCAGAACTGCTCTAGCAGAAGGAGAACTAGAGTATAATGAAAATCATAAATCCATTGCCGCTTATGTTAAGTTTCCTTTAGAGAAAGAATCTGACCGAGATTTATGCAGGAAGCTAGGGATAACTAACAACTTACCTATATACTGTTTAATTTGGACCAGTACTCCATGGACTCTTTTTTCTAATCGAGCGATCTGTTTCAATCAAGACTTTTCCTATTCCATTTTGCGCATCAGCGACGAGCTTATTGTAGTGGAAACAGATTCCATTGATGAATTGAACCTGCCAATGGGATCATACAAGATTATCAAACAATTTCAAGGGACCCACCTACATGGGCTGTACTATCAAAATCGCCTAACAAACGATAATGTTCGTAGACCTTTATTAAATGGCACCCATGTTACCAGTGGTACAGGGACAGGGCTGGTTCATACAGCACCAGGGCATGGGCAAGATGACTATTTAATTGGTATGCAGAACaatcttgaaatttattCTCCTGTGGATCATGAAGGCCGTTATCAATTGAACGAACTTCCTGAATCTGTAAGATGTTTCATGAGAGATGAAAAAGACGCATCGATGGGAAAGCAAGTTTTAGATATAGAAACTGCAAATGTCATTTTACAGAAGCTAAGTGACCTGAATTTactatataaattccacGAATACACACACTCCTACCCGTATGACTGGAGATCCAAGAAGCCTGTCATAATAAGAGCCACTCCGCAATGGTTTACAGATCTGCATGATGTTAAAAATTTGGCTTTGGAAGGTATTGAACGTGTCAAGTTCCATCCTGAAAGAGGATACACGAGACTTTCCTCCTTTATTAAAAGTAGAAACGAATGGTGTATCTCGAGACAACGTTCATGGGGAATTCCTATTCCAAgtttctttaaaaaaagtgaaCCGGATGCcattttgatgaattctgAAACTTTGGCACATGCTATCAAaacaatcgaaaaaaaaggaatcaATGCCTGGTTTaataatgaagatgatgacatGAAAGAATGGTTACCGGAAAAATATCACGAAGTGGCGCATGAGTACTCCCGCTCTCTAGATACCATGGACGTGTGGTTTGATAGTGGGTCATCGTGGAGCGTAATCAAGGACTTCTATGAAAAACAATTGAAATTGACGAAATTGCCATATCCATTATACCAAGTTTGTCTGGAAGGGTCTGACCAACATAGAGGATGGTTCCAAAGTTCATTATTGACGAAAACAGCATCAAGTAATGTATCTGTCGCGCCATATGAGGAGGTGATTACCCATGGATTTACTTTGGATGAAAACGGCTTGAAAATGTCAAAATCGGTGGGGAATACAATCTCTCCCGAGGCGATTATTCAAGGCGATGAATGTTTAGGATTACCACCTTTAGGTGTTGACGGTTTGAGATACCTGATAGCACAATCTAATTTTACTAATGACATAGTGGTTGGTCCAACTGTGATGAAACATGTAGGAgaagctttgaaaaaaatcagacTAACATTCCGTTATCTGTTAGGTAATTTACAGAATTCTACAAACTTTAACCTTTTACCCGCTGATGAACTACGCCGTGTTGACCAATATACCTTATATAAGGTAAACGAATTGCTAGACACGACAAGAACTCATTATGAAAATTATAACTTTTCCAAGGTCCTTGTTGCCCTTCAATACCACTTGAATAATGACCTGTCAGCGTTTTACTTTGATGTTTCGAAGGATACTCTTTATTCCGATCAAATATcgtctttgaaaagagagcAGGTGCAAACTACGCTTTTCCATATACTGAATGCATATAGAGCAATTCTTGCACCAATTTTGCCTGTTATGGTCCAAGAAGTATGGAAATACGTCCCTAAAGGATGGTTCCAAGCACAGGAACAGATGAGTATCAGTCCGATGCGCGAAAAATGGCCTCATTTCGAAATAAATCCAGAAACCAATAGTTCCTTTGAAGAATCCGAGCTGAGAATTGCAAAACAGTTTCAGAAAGAATTCAGGAGCTTGAGTTTAGAAGAGGGAATCACAAAAACTGCGCAAAGTCACGTTACTGTCTTCACCAATCATTCCCTACCATTCAGTTCTAGTGAGCTTTGTGACATTTTGCAAGCATCTGCTGTTGAAATATCACCAGCCGATATTGATCACAATGATTTACCAATCATTGGATTGGGAAGCGGAACAAACGTTCAGATCTTGGTTGAACGAAGCAAAAGACATAATTGCCCCAGATGTTGGAAATCCAACTCAACGGAAGAGGATACATTATGTGATAGATGTGAAGAGGTCgtaaataaaaagacaTCTTGA
- the SKDI16G2300 gene encoding uncharacterized protein (similar to Saccharomyces cerevisiae YPL039W; ancestral locus Anc_8.487), which produces MLGEEYSVCSASSMSPTELSIKNQKIVLKKFMIEHVTKGIMQRYASVLVTISSDSTKITGLNYLKTAKFLKIILHRAKSSHLQFKKVCCIVIKFLDCCLKETNYMRFLKYSLHKLFVAAFILSVPNVVGDDGDRITTRDEIYHSYSKITGLSLEEVINCCSIVRPVLIRRSRQQRKHMIPRRDRNSYFPRSTFMRSHSSTSSFLSTDGTANNPLVHTHAYSLHSPSDGEDRDRRREHGEVNSMEADVGTYQHTTFISATPNVLHSRSLMECGIEPTQTVDSTESSSQSNGYVLQTELQEFNSIGRKLVQDSFRIV; this is translated from the coding sequence ATGCTGGGTGAGGAGTATAGTGTGTGCAGCGCAAGTAGCATGTCACCAACAGAGTTGTCCATCAAAAACCAGAAAATAGTGTTGAAGAAGTTCATGATAGAGCATGTGACAAAGGGGATCATGCAACGGTACGCAAGCGTACTGGTGACTATAAGTAGCGATAGTACGAAGATTACTGGTTtaaattatttgaaaacagccaagtttttgaaaataattcTGCATAGAGCCAAATCATCGCATTTGCAGTTTAAAAAAGTTTGTTGCATTGTAATAAAATTTCTGGATTGCTGTTTGAAAGAGACAAATTATATGAGGTTTCTGAAGTACAGTTTACACAAACTTTTCGTTGCAGCCTTTATATTAAGTGTGCCAAATGTCGTGGGCGATGACGGTGACAGGATAACTACAAGGGATGAGATATACCATTCTTATTCCAAGATAACAGGATTATCATTGGAAGAGGTGATAAACTGTTGTTCTATTGTGAGACCCGTCCTTATTCGGCGGAGTAGGCAACAACGCAAGCACATGATACCTCGCCGTGATCGGAATTCCTACTTTCCCAGAAGTACCTTTATGAGGTCTCATTCATCAAcgtcttcttttctctctACAGATGGGACCGCTAACAACCCACTTGTACATACACATGCATACTCACTTCATAGTCCTTCCGATGGGGAAGATCGCGATCGGCGGAGGGAACATGGAGAGGTAAATAGCATGGAGGCGGATGTCGGTACGTATCAGCATACCACGTTTATATCGGCCACACCAAACGTTTTACATTCCAGATCATTGATGGAGTGTGGAATTGAACCCACACAGACAGTAGACTCTACTGAATCGTCAAGTCAAAGTAACGGATATGTTTTGCAAACCGAATTACAGGAGTTCAACAGCATTGGTAGAAAGTTAGTTCAAGACTCTTTTAGAATAGTCTAA
- the MET31 gene encoding Met31p (similar to Saccharomyces cerevisiae MET32 (YDR253C) and MET31 (YPL038W); ancestral locus Anc_8.486), with protein MKSAKDMNADEVFLKQAAEAIAVTSSTPSNTDPIIHELLQRIRQSSPLSAVIPPQENISNLEAPENITRGLIKDPETQTKNSGESTHGKEYSQLYSCAKCRLKFSRSSDLRRHEKVHSLVLPHICSNCGKGFARKDALKRHSNTLTCRRNRKKLCEGSDVDVDELIKDAIKNGTGLL; from the coding sequence ATGAAATCGGCGAAAGACATGAATGCagatgaagtttttctcAAACAAGCGGCAGAAGCTATAGCGGTAACCTCATCGACGCCTTCCAATACGGACCCCATAATACATGAACTACTACAGAGGATTCGACAGTCCAGTCCACTAAGCGCCGTCATACCACCACaggaaaatatttcaaaccTAGAAGCGCCAGAAAATATCACGAGAGGGCTCATAAAGGACCCAGAGAcgcaaacaaaaaattccGGAGAAAGTACTCACGGCAAAGAGTACTCGCAGCTTTACAGTTGTGCGAAATGCCGGTTGAAATTTAGCAGAAGTTCAGATCTGAGGAGACACGAGAAAGTGCATTCGCTGGTACTGCCCCACATCTGTTCAAATTGTGGCAAGGGATTTGCCAGAAAAGATGCTCTGAAAAGACATTCCAATACACTGACCTGTCGGCGAAACAGGAAGAAATTATGTGAAGGTTCAGACGTTGATGTAGATGAGCTCATCAAGGATGCGATAAAGAACGGTACCGGCTTGTTGTAA
- the EGD1 gene encoding Egd1p (similar to Saccharomyces cerevisiae BTT1 (YDR252W) and EGD1 (YPL037C); ancestral locus Anc_8.485) — protein sequence MPIDQEKLAKLQKLSANNKVGGTRRKFNKKAGSSAGANKDDTKLQSQLAKLHAVTIDNVAEANFFKEDGKVMHFNKVGVQVAAQHNTSVFYGLPQEKNLQDLFPGIISQLGPEAIQALSQLASQMEKHEAKGPADAEKKDEAIPELVEGQTFDADVE from the coding sequence ATGCCAATtgaccaagaaaaattagcCAAGCTACAAAAGTTGTCTGCCAACAACAAAGTTGGTGGTACTAGAAGAAAGTTTAACAAGAAGGCCGGCTCTTCCGCCGGTGCCAACAAAGACGACACCAAGTTGCAAAGTCAATTAGCCAAGTTACACGCTGTCACCATTGACAACGTTGCCGAAGCCAACTTCTTCAAGGAAGACGGTAAGGTTATGCACTTCAACAAGGTGGGTGTTCAAGTTGCTGCACAACACAACACTTCCGTTTTCTACGGTCTTCCACAGGAAAAGAACTTGCAAGACTTGTTTCCAGGTATCATCTCTCAATTGGGCCCTGAAGCTATTCAAGCTTTGTCCCAATTGGCTTCCCAAATGGAAAAACACGAGGCCAAGGGTCCAGCCGAtgctgaaaagaaggatgaaGCCATTCCCGAATTAGTTGAAGGCCAAACTTTTGATGCTGACGTCGAATAA
- the PMA2 gene encoding H(+)-exporting P2-type ATPase PMA2 (similar to Saccharomyces cerevisiae PMA2 (YPL036W)), producing the protein MSSTGVKQNKEKLSRKYLQASEVNQPPNNAAASSSSSSSTSTSASSSPAAALRKAAAASAANDSDSDEDIDELIDELQSNYGDHDESSEKELQTDGAHAGQRAIPEKDLSTDPAYGLTSDEVAKRRKKYGLNQMAEENESLIIKFLMFFVGPIQFVMEAAAILAAGLSDWVDFGVICALLLLNASVGFIQEFQAGSIVDELKKTLANTATVIRDGQLIEIPANEVVPGDILELESGTIASADGRIVTEDCFLQIDQSAITGESLAAEKHYGDEVFSSSTVKTGEAFMVVTATGDNTFVGRAAALVGQASGVEGHFTEVLNGIGIILLILVIVTLLLVWTACFYRTDGIVTILRYTLGITIIGVPVGLPAVVTTTMAVGAAYLAKKQAIVQKLSAIESLAGVEILCSDKTGTLTKNKLSLHEPYTVEGVSPDDLMLTACLAASRKKKGLDAIDKAFLKSLIEYPKAKDALIKYKVLEFYPFDPVSKKVTAVVVSPEGERIVCVKGAPLFVLKTVEEDHPVPEDVHENYENKVAELASRGFRALGVARKRGEGHWEILGVMPCMDPPRDDTAQTINEARNLGLRIKMLTGDAVGIAKETCRQLGLGTNIYNAERLGLGGGGDMPGSELADFVENADGFAEVFPQHKFRVVEILQNRGYLVAMTGDGVNDAPSLKKADTGIAVEGATDAARSAADIVFLAPGLSAIIDALKTSRQIFHRMYSYVVYRIALSLHLEIFLGLWIAILNNSLNINLIVFIAIFADVATLAIAYDNAPYAPTPVKWNLPRLWGMSIILGIVLAIGSWITLTTMFLPRGGIIQNFGAINGVMFLQISLTENWLIFVTRAAGPFWSSVPSWQLILAVFAVDIIATMFTLFGWWSENWTDIVTVVRVWVWSIGIFCVLGGFYYMMSTSETFDRLMNGRSLKEKKSTRSVEDFMAAMQRVSTQHEKDS; encoded by the coding sequence ATGTCTTCTACCGGTGTGAAGCAGAACAAAGAGAAGCTGTCGAGGAAATATCTCCAGGCAAGCGAAGTCAATCAGCCTCCGAATAACGCCGCTGcgtcttcgtcttcatcgtcttctaCATCAACGTCTGCCTCGTCATCGCCTGCAGCTGCTCTACGCAAAGCCGCAGCCGCTTCTGCCGCTAATGATTCAGACTCAGATGAAGACATAGACGAACTAATTGACGAATTACAATCCAACTACGGTGACCACGATGAGTCCAGTGAAAAAGAGCTGCAGACCGATGGAGCGCATGCTGGCCAAAGAGCGATTCCTGAAAAGGACCTTTCCACAGACCCTGCGTACGGTTTGACTTCGGATGAAGTCgccaagagaagaaagaaatacGGGCTGAATCAGATGGccgaagaaaatgaatcattgataataaaGTTCTTAATGTTTTTTGTCGGTCCGATCCAATTTGTTATGGAAGCTGCTGCTATTTTGGCCGCCGGTTTGTCTGATTGGGTTGACTTCGGTGTCATCTGTGCCTTGCTGCTATTAAACGCTTCAGTCGGGTTCATCCAAGAGTTTCAGGCCGGTTCCATTGTTGATGAGTTGAAGAAGACCTTGGCCAATACGGCCACCGTTATTCGAGATGGTCAATTGATCGAAATTCCAGCCAACGAGGTGGTTCCCGGGGATATCTTAGAGTTGGAAAGCGGTACGATTGCTTCTGCGGATGGTCGTATTGTCACTGAAGACTGTTTTTTGCAAATCGATCAGTCGGCCATTACCGGTGAATCTTTAGCCGCTGAAAAACATTATGGTGACGAGGTTTTCTCCTCATCCACTGTGAAAACCGGTGAAGCCTTCATGGTTGTGACTGCCACAGGTGACAATACCTTTGTCGGTAGGGCGGCTGCCTTGGTGGGGCAAGCTTCTGGTGTGGAAGGCCATTTCACCGAAGTTCTGAATGGGATCGGAATTATCTTGCTGATTCTGGTCATTGTTACTTTACTGTTGGTCTGGACCGCATGTTTCTACAGAACTGATGGTATTGTTACAATCTTGAGATACACTCTAGGTATTACTATAATCGGTGTTCCGGTCGGTTTGCCAGCTGTCGTTACCACCACCATGGCTGTGGGTGCTGCCTACTTGGCTAAGAAACAGGctattgttcaaaaattgtctGCTATTGAATCCTTGGCTGGTGTCGAAATCTTGTGTTCTGACAAGACAGGTACTTTGACCAAGAACAAGTTGTCTTTGCACGAACCATACACTGTGGAAGGTGTTTCTCCAGATGATTTAATGCTGACTGCGTGTTTGGCTGCCTCcaggaagaagaagggtTTGGATGCTATCGATAAAGcctttttgaaatccttGATCGAGTATCCAAAGGCTAAAGATGCCTTGATCAAGTACAAGGTTTTGGAATTCTACCCGTTTGATCCCGTCTCCAAGAAGGTAACTGCTGTCGTGGTGTCTCCAGAAGGTGAAAGAATTGTTTGCGTCAAGGGTGCTCCATTATTCGTCTTGAAAACTGTCGAAGAGGATCACCCAGTTCCAGAAGATGTCCATGAAAACtatgaaaacaaagttgCCGAACTGGCATCTAGAGGGTTCCGTGCTCTAGGGGTTGCTAGAAAGAGAGGTGAAGGTCACTGGGAAATTCTTGGTGTCATGCCATGTATGGACCCACCTAGAGACGACACCGCTCAAACAATCAATGAAGCTCGGAATCTCGGTTTAAGAATCAAGATGTTAACTGGCGATGCTGTCGGTATTGCGAAGGAAACTTGTAGGCAACTGGGGCTCGGTACAAACATCTATAACGCCGAAAGATTAGGTCTAGGTGGTGGAGGTGACATGCCCGGTTCAGAATTGGCtgattttgttgaaaacGCAGATGGTTTTGCTGAAGTTTTCCCTCAACACAAATTTAGAGTCGTagaaattttacaaaacaGAGGTTATTTGGTGGCTATGACCGGTGATGGTGTTAACGATGCcccatctttgaagaaggcTGACACCGGTATTGCCGTCGAAGGTGCTACCGATGCTGCCAGATCTGCTGCTGATATTGTTTTCCTGGCTCCTGGTTTATCTGCTATCATTGATGCTTTGAAGACTTCCAGACAGATTTTCCACAGAATGTACTCCTATGTCGTTTACCGTATTGCTTTGTCCTTGCATTTGGAGATTTTCTTAGGTTTATGGATTGCTATTTTGAACAACTCTTTGAATATTAACTTGATCGTTTTCATTGCTATCTTTGCGGATGTTGCCACATTAGCTATTGCTTACGATAATGCCCCTTATGCACCTACACCGGTAAAATGGAACCTACCAAGATTGTGGGGTATGTCTATTATCTTGGGTATCGTTTTAGCTATAGGTTCTTGGATCACTCTAACTACTATGTTTTTACCCAGAGGTGGTATCatccaaaattttggtGCTATAAATGGTGTCATGTTTCTACAAATCTCACTAACAGAAAATTGGCTGATTTTTGTTACTAGGGCTGCAGGTCCATTCTGGTCCTCAGTTCCATCCTGGCAATTAATTCTTGCGGTCTTCGCCGTCGACATCATCGCTACTATGTTTACCTTATTCGGTTGGTGGTCTGAAAACTGGACTGACATTGTCACTGTTGTCCGTGTCTGGGTCTGGTCTATTGGTATCTTTTGTGTCTTAGGAGGATTTTACTACATGATGTCCACATCGGAAACCTTCGACAGATTGATGAATGGTAGGtcattgaaggaaaagaagtcTACCAGAAGTGTCGAGGACTTCATGGCTGCTATGCAAAGAGTGTCTACTCAACACGAAAAGGACAGCTAG